A window from Plasmodium gaboni strain SY75 chromosome 9, whole genome shotgun sequence encodes these proteins:
- a CDS encoding putative nucleoporin NUP100/NSP100 has product MFNQNFNNSNLNKGNFQDSNNLLKNKNMFMQNSSQNNNIFGTFNQNNNTNKGLFGNSNLQSNIGNTDNSLFGGSKIQQPNNALVNKSIFNLGGSSSTSTGLGGGKSIYENMNSQSNLNTKNIFGSTNVSNNTQGNMGGNSLFMNANNQNNLNMKNIFGTSSGLNNQTSNLGNKNIFGGLQSSNQTTSSNNIFGNMSSNQTNSSNIFGNLSSTSQNKSNSIFGGLGTSTNQSTSGGLFGNTGASIQNKTGGIFGGLSSANQAATSSSSMFGGLSSNQAKPTNSLFGGLSSGGTSNTGTQQSGNLFGNASGMGQNKAVGGIFGNLPSANQASTSSSNMFGGLSSNQAKPTSSLFGGLSSGTTTNTSTQQSGNLFGGATGLGQNKTGGGIFGTLPSANQTSTSSSNMFGGLSTNQAKPTSSLFGGMSSGTTGMTTNTTAQSGNLFGSTGTSQNKTGNLFGALPGANQTSTTSNIFGGLSSTQSKPASNIFGTMGTTSATTTPASTSSNIFGSTGGLNQTKPTTGNVFGSLQTMTQPGSTNMFGTTQGTSQGLTSNNMFSSSTTPGSTQNKFTNMFGTLSGTTGSTPMGTLTTPSATTTGTTGLTGTGIGGTSGTSNIFGNVSGGSGFGNLSASKNIFGSTGTGLTLSTASTSLSPSAGTTLGQNLGGTMTSTLNTNLTTPGFGQSGGSNIFGNLGGTVTSNLGNTTTPTPSSSTLLGSTLTSGLSSTTDNASKNFLLGDKNALTISPLGGTPTLPTSSTNLTMQTGTGLTSSTPNILINDQPRVVDNLNRVTELKRDKEQNVRSADKFHGLQDELTIIKKKESIFDKIYNDDVEYEDEEEEDEEGGSSGGLFYNYINLIINDNINNIQKSTLTLLNDHDSLMWDNFKSHIFKNFVDYLVNSKQKKNQKMIKGNVLDLDQHEFQILIWLYNVNSTKLNFIPFKSFYYLLLSETNLNYSKVLIGGSDKRILLDNFIEVNDHYYINSNNDIFKSQLNKYRNSSLHRDEYNSSLDIDSMYKQLLKDILNSLLNMNLSITKENMRKKMKSENLNEGNEGKRSEIEIKKKRVNDEKKKRERIRRSLKKKKRVSKYKNEVNEDSYEEEKSYESDKSDKSDKSVDDNDQSDYDNDQSDDDNDQSYDENDQSYDENDQSDDDDDNDKSYDDNVESYNNDENNINTKKMVRIPQFRYENILLNYLFGTLQHLHDKFYKIEISNYVSKDLNQIDEYFLDAKSNAIFSYCYNNFYKNEMDKENSTIHFFFYLVNIMFRCGNYIGLIQIIKLEEFIKNLNIDNYLYDFVILLIRILLLIYNKKNTMNIFENMKVDIDCTDIFKKKIHMSNIINFFHSIIYLCINNIYAYDLLCILFSDIFCKKGNMYTNRDKKIAMKNIFFYIRKKNIPMSNTTNNSNNNNHGASAFHSVSDDDLLGDKDYIKEIRNRHMNYDYNTDKAMLNGSRHKNRHHANNNNNNNNKDGNIYYNDTINDSSNDDYGEDEDDDGYNSRDHDKKHKKKPFFFDMISNMLQKPKTVKEYENDFNNVMDINDEVNKGIYNLRKSTFSKNHNDIYLGVTNRHAFNFQYCNIETSIWIELCLFLSKNFNIYGSKFIDNFDIIDTDVLYCEEENVSHINDTKCRRERINKRIEVLFITISNYIINENKEYLYICSKLKVDEVMNNFLINDGKISEKLKGNISKVLKNNFLLYIKLFYYLLLVGNIYTTIVFLSCISNNVQRILLVLSIFLHNNNIFENHLLNNIKMKTLQYLKFRNDHNSILNTSHDITDVPNSENKFNLILLSMSNQDLPFDHFVLRNNNINILLKITYLLNLKTNISIKLLKSIVQENQDILLHESVIGHINNDGNIFYGKLHDFLFLFKNKIKIRKDIKCFFLMYYILYKQNVSNNILLKTRQNEMDEEYLYKSRNFKFVHNKNINTLNKISLDNSLISVHSSILYKISQFYAILAYFANQRKNYIISFICYYILKDEESAINSLIRIYNDELIYYFHNNEKEYNYIRKCAFRFFHLAKNMWPSNVKLESIENKSYLILCILFMKKKLFEEAFVIFSTNLVPDNMLEKLSTADYYNIDLSSNFLMTLKELCTQNYRIDELVSKPALKAIIKFLNPIKDKLDPQIIESINYLDELNY; this is encoded by the exons atgtttaaccaaaattttaataattcgAATTTGAATAAAGGGAATTTTCAAGattcaaataatttattaaaaaataagaatatgTTTATGCAAAATTCAtcacaaaataataacatatttgGAACATttaatcaaaataataatacgAATAAGGGTTTATTTGGCAATAGTAATTTACAATCAAATATTGGTAATACAGATAATTCTCTTTTTGGAGGTTCAAAAATTCAACAACCTAATAATGCATTAGtaaataaaagtatatttAATTTGGGTGGGAGTAGTAGTACTTCCACTGGCTTAGGTGGTGGGAAAAGtatttatgaaaatatgaataGCCAATCAAATTTAAATACAAAGAATATATTTGGTTCTACAAATGTAAGTAATAATACACAAGGAAATATGGGTGGTAATAGTTTATTTATGAATGCtaataatcaaaataatttaaatatgaaaaatatttttggAACCTCCTCAGGTTTAAATAATCAAACAAGCAATTTAggtaataaaaatatatttggAGGTTTACAATCAAGTAATCAAACAACAtcatcaaataatatttttggTAATATGTCATCGAATCAAACTAATTCaagtaatatatttggTAATTTATCATCAACTAGtcaaaataaatcaaataGCATATTTGGAGGATTAGGTACGTCTACCAATCAAAGTACTAGTGGTGGACTTTTCGGTAATACAGGGGCAAGTATCCAAAATAAAACTGGGGGTATATTTGGTGGTTTATCATCAGCAAATCAAGCTGCTACAAGTAGTAGTAGTATGTTTGGAGGTTTATCATCTAATCAAGCCAAACCCACAAACAGTTTATTTGGTGGATTATCAAGTGGAGGAACAAGTAATACTGGCACTCAACAATCAGGTAATTTATTTGGAAATGCATCAGGCATGGGGCAAAATAAAGCTGTTGGTGGCATTTTTGGTAACTTACCATCAGCAAATCAAGCTTCTACAAGTAGTAGTAATATGTTTGGTGGCTTATCTTCCAATCAAGCTAAACCTACAAGTAGTTTATTTGGTGGATTATCTAGTGGTACTACTACAAATACAAGTACGCAACAATCTGGAAATTTATTCGGAGGTGCTACAGGTTTAGGTCAAAATAAAACTGGTGGTGGTATTTTCGGTACCTTGCCATCAGCAAATCAAACTTCGACAAGTAGTAGTAATATGTTTGGAGGTTTATCTACTAATCAAGCCAAACCTACAAGTAGTTTATTTGGAGGAATGTCAAGCGGTACAACAGGAATGACAACTAATACTACTGCACAGTCAGGTAATTTGTTTGGTTCGACTGGAACTAGTCAGAATAAAACTGGTAATCTTTTTGGAGCATTACCAGGAGCTAATCAAACTTCTACAACAAGCAATATATTTGGAGGTTTGTCTTCTACCCAAAGTAAACCTGCAAGTAACATTTTTGGTACTATGGGAACCACAAGTGCCACTACAACGCCAGCATCAACAAGTAGTAATATATTTGGTTCAACTGGTGGTTTGAATCAAACTAAACCAACAACAGGTAATGTTTTTGGATCATTACAAACAATGACTCAACCAGGAAGTACGAATATGTTTGGAACAACACAAGGAACATCTCAAGGTTTAACaagtaataatatgttttcATCAAGTACTACTCCTGGAAGTACtcaaaataaatttacTAATATGTTTGGAACATTATCTGGGACTACTGGAAGTACCCCCATGGGTACATTAACAACACCTAGTGCTACTACAACAGGAACCACTGGATTAACCGGTACAGGTATAGGGGGTACATCTGGTACaagtaatatatttggAAATGTATCAGGAGGTAGTGGTTTTGGTAATTTAAGTGCAAGTAAGAATATATTTGGTTCAACTGGTACAGGTTTGACATTAAGTACTGCAAGTACAAGTTTAAGTCCTAGTGCCGGTACTACTTTAGGCCAAAATTTAGGTGGCACCATGACATCTACTTTAAATACTAATTTAACTACGCCTGGTTTTGGTCAAAGTGGAGGTAGTAACATTTTTGGTAATTTGGGTGGTACAGTAACTAGTAATCTAGGTAACACAACTACGCCTACCCCTAGCAGTAGTACTTTATTAGGTAGTACATTAACAAGCGGATTAAGCAGTACTACAGATAATGCATCaaagaattttttattagGTGATAAAAATGCGCTCACCATTAGTCCATTAGGTGGAACTCCAACATTACCTACCAGTAGTACTAATTTGACTATGCAAACAGGCACAGGTTTAACAAGTAGTACCCctaatattttaataaatgatCAACCAAGAGTTGTTGATAACCTGAATCGTGTTACTGAATTGAAGAGAGATAAAGAACAAAATGTGAGGAGTGCGGATAAGTTCCATGGGTTACAGGATGAGTTAActattataaaaaagaaagaaagTATTTTTGACAAGatatataatgatgatgTAGAATATGAAGATGAGGAAGAAGAAGATGAAGAAGGTGGATCAAGTGGAGgattattttataattatataaatttaataattaatgataatataaataatattcaaaaaaGTACTTTAactttattaaatgatCATGATTCTTTAATGTGGGATAACTTCAAAAgtcatatatttaaaaattttgttGATTATTTAGTAAATTctaaacaaaaaaaaaatcaaaagATGATAAAGGGTAATGTATTAGATTTAGATCAGCATGAATTCcaaatattaatatggttatataatgtaaatTCAACCAAGTTAAATTTTATACCTTTTAAAAGTTTCTATTATTTATTACTAAGTGAAActaatttaaattattctAAAGTATTAATAGGAGGATCTgataaaagaatattattagaTAATTTTATAGAGGTTAAtgatcattattatattaattcaaataatgatatatttaagtcacaattaaataaatatcGAAATAGTTCACTGCATCGAGATGAATATAATAGTTCTTTAGATATCGATTCTATGTATAAACAGTTgttaaaagatatattgaatagtttattaaatatgaatttGTCCATAACAAAGGAAAATATGagaaagaaaatgaaaagtGAAAATTTGAATGAAGGTAATGAGGGAAAACGTTCAGAGattgaaataaaaaagaaaagagTTAATgacgaaaaaaaaaaaagagaaagaataagaagaagtttaaaaaaaaagaaaagagtttctaaatataaaaatgaagtTAATGAGGATAGTtatgaagaagaaaaaagtTACGAAAGTGATAAAAGTGATAAAAGTGATAAAAGTGTTGATGATAATGATCAAAGTGATTATGATAATGATCAAAgtgatgatgataatgatCAAAGTTATGATGAGAATGATCAAAGttatgatgaaaatgatcaaagtgatgatgatgatgataatgataaaagTTATGACGATAATGTTGAaagttataataatgatgaaaataatataaatacaaaaaagATGGTAAGAATTCCCCAATTTAgatatgaaaatattttacttaattatttatttggTACCCTTCAACATTTACATgataaattttataaaatcGAGATAAGCAATTATGTTTCAAAAGATTTAAATCAAATAGATGAATATTTTCTTGATGCGAAATCCAATGctatattttcatattgttataataatttttataagaatGAGATGGATAAAGAGAATAGTActattcatttttttttttatttagttaatattatgtttagATGTGGTAATTATATTGGtttaatacaaataataaaacttgaagaatttataaaaaatttgaatattgataattatttatatgattttgtaatattattaataagaatattattattaatttataataaaaagaatacgatgaatatttttgaaaacATGAAAGTTGATATTGATTGTACtgatatatttaagaaaaaaatacacatgtcaaatataataaatttttttcattcaattatatatttatgtataaataatatatatgcatatgatttgttatgtatattattttctgatatattttgtaaaaaaggaaatatgTATACTAATCGTGATAAGAAAATAGctatgaaaaatatatttttttatattagAAAGAAGAATATTCCAATGAGTAATACTACgaataatagtaataataataatcatgGTGCAAGTGCTTTTCATAGTGTATCAGATGACGATTTATTGGGTGATAAGGATTATATCAAAGAAATAAGAAATAGACATATGaattatgattataataCAGATAAGGCAATGCTGAATGGTTCGCGTCATAAGAATCGTCATCATgctaataataataataataataataataaagatggtaatatatattataatgatacTATAAATGATAGTAGTAATGATGATTATGGAGAAgatgaagatgatgatGGATATAATAGTAGAGACCATGATAAGAAGCATAAAAAGAAACCATTCTTTTTTGATATGATTAGTAATATGCTTCAAAAGCCTAAAACTGTGAAAGAATATGAGAATGATTTTAATAATGTAATGGATATAAATGATGAGGTGAataaaggaatatataatctACGTAAAAGTACGTTTTCAAAAAATCATAATGATATATACTTAGGTGTGACTAATAGACATGCCTTTAATTTTCAATATTGTAATATTGAAACAAGTATATGGATAGaattatgtttatttttatcaaaaaattttaatatatatggaagtaaatttattgataattttgatataatagatactgatgtattatattgtgaagaagaaaatgtatcacatataaatgataCAAAATGTCGAAGAGAAcgtataaataaaagaattgaagttttatttataactatatcaaattatattattaatgaaaataaagaatatttatatatatgttcaaAACTTAAAGTAGATGAAgttatgaataattttttaattaatgATGGGAAAATATcagaaaaattaaaaggaaatataagtaaagtattaaaaaataattttttattatatataaaattattttattatttattattagttggtaatatatatacaactattgtatttttatcttGTATTTCAAATAATGTCCAAAGAATTTTATTAGTATTAAGTATCtttttacataataataatatttttgaaaatcatttattaaataatataaaaatgaaaacattacaatatttaaaatttagAAATGATCACAATAGTATATTAAATACATCTCATGATATTACAGATGTACCAAATTcagaaaataaatttaatttaatattattaagtATGAGTAATCAAGATTTACCTTTTGATCATTTTGTGTTACgtaataacaatattaatatattattaaaaataacttatttattaaatttaaaaacTAATATTAgtattaaattattaaaaagtaTAGTACAAGAAAATcaagatatattattacatgAAAGTGTAATTGgacatataaataatgatggaaatatattttatggAAAGTTACATgactttttatttttatttaaaaataaaattaagataagaaaagatattaaatgttttttcttaatgtattatatattatataaacaaaatgtttcaaataacattttattaaaaacaagacaaaatgaaatggatgaagaatatttatataaatcaagaaattttaaatttgttcataataaaaatattaatacattaaataaaatttcaTTAGATAATTCTTTAATAAGTGTACATTCATCAAttctttataaaatatctCAATTCTATGCTATCTTAGCTTATTTTGCAAATCAAAggaaaaattatataatatcattcatatgttattatattttgaaagATGAAGAGAGTGCGATCAATTCCttaataagaatatataatgacgagttgatatattattttcataacAATGAGAAGGAGTATAATTATATTCGTAAATGTGCCTTTAGATTTTTCCACCTCGCAAAG aataTGTGGCCATCCAATGTCAAACTGGAATCCATTGAAAATAAGTCTTATCTCATTTTATGCATACTatttatgaaaaagaaattgTTTGAAGAAGCCtttgttattttttctaCTAATTTAGTTCCTGATAATATGCTAGAAAAATTGTCTACAGctgattattataatattgatctctcttcaaattttttaatgaCATTAAAGGAATTATGCACACAAAATTATAGg aTTGATGAACTTGTGAGTAAACCAGCATTGAAGGCAATTATTAAATTCTTAAATCcaataaaagataaattGGATCCACAAATTATTGAAAGTATTAATTATTTGGATGAACTAAATTATTGA
- a CDS encoding hypothetical protein (conserved Plasmodium protein, unknown function), with protein sequence MFKSCKMLKVLYFNKLIRKGLCSKGLIYKGLCFRKFNSIIQNERKVDNKYIYNVYKLNDIYYNNLKIINNYDEFYNLIIKNEYFKDYTQMRNRFYKERNDIKNNENTCDDTLYSDKNIMGEKKTILNDAANKRIEEDSDKNIINSNDLQVLYFGCYENNNSIILFNKFKSIIEKNKKLQFYFIDVNLCPQGSYNCNIIFVPTVMLIYKNHIYRKKLEINYDQPVDDNYLNEFLSKVQQSIDYFHKYNNKYIYSLKKQSNYLNTKYIDIDNQNIHKENWNTF encoded by the coding sequence atgtttaaGTCGTGCAAAATGCTGAAggttttatattttaataaattaatcAGAAAAGGCTTGTGTAGTAAAGGATTAATATATAAGGGCTTATGTTTTCGAAAATTTAATTCTATTATTCAAAATGAGAGGAAAgttgataataaatatatttataatgtatataaattaaacgacatatattataacaatttgaagataataaataattatgatgaaTTTTACAacttaataataaagaatgaatattttaaagatTATACACAAATGAGAAATAGATTTTATAAAGAAAGgaatgatataaaaaataatgagAATACATGTGATGATACATTATATAGTGATAAGAATATAATGggggaaaaaaaaaccaTATTAAATGATGCTGCAAATAAAAGAATAGAAGAAGATagtgataaaaatattattaattcaAATGATTTACAAGTGTTATATTTTGGTTgttatgaaaataataatagtataatattatttaataaatttaaaagtattattgagaaaaataaaaagttacaattttattttattgatGTTAATTTATGTCCACAAGGTTCATATAattgtaatattatttttgtacCTACAGttatgttaatatataaaaatcatatatacagaaaaaaattagaaatTAATTATGATCAACCAGTGGATGATAATTACTTAAATGAATTCTTATCAAAGGTACAACAAAGTATTGATTATTTccataaatataataataaatatatatattctttaaaaaaacaaagcaattatttgaatacaaaatatattgatatagATAATCAAAACATTCACAAGGAAAACTGGAATAccttttaa